One genomic region from Fusobacterium perfoetens encodes:
- a CDS encoding phage portal protein has translation MELKELHNRFEDYRGTELIKLQKLYDYYDGKHNILSKRNRAKDKADAKVVSGYASYITTIATAYFLGKPISYKADNGLNGYDILSEYLATEEEQKTNFELALNSSIFGKAYELLYIDNAMELKSKCLDTRDVFVIKDNTIDRNIIGAVRFGINKIETNKIEVTLEVYDNTTVAVYKYEVTDNWSAKDLNNARNLISKKLHGFSSVPIIEYSNNKNQKGDFENVITYIDAYDTAVSTSIDDLTDFSDAYLVLKNLGGTTAEDIKEVKETKVLNVNGDGDAKWLIKEVNDTYSQNVKDRLNDDIHKFSFTPDMGDEKFSGNTSGVALEFKLLPLEQLGSQKEMYFKDALNQRLKLIIDYLGLKIKPTQIQKVFTRNLPRNIKEISEIMKNLKGLVSDETIISLFPQVEDAKIEMEKMKSEAEENNIYADYNNFNKVADNNEQQAKE, from the coding sequence GTGGAATTAAAAGAACTTCATAACAGATTTGAAGATTATAGAGGAACTGAACTGATAAAACTTCAAAAACTGTATGATTATTACGACGGAAAACATAATATTTTAAGTAAAAGAAATAGAGCAAAAGATAAAGCAGATGCTAAAGTTGTTAGTGGGTATGCAAGTTATATCACAACAATAGCAACTGCTTATTTTTTAGGAAAACCAATCAGTTATAAAGCTGACAATGGATTAAATGGATATGATATTTTAAGTGAATATCTAGCAACAGAAGAGGAACAAAAAACAAATTTTGAATTGGCATTAAACTCCTCTATATTTGGTAAAGCTTATGAACTTTTATATATAGATAATGCAATGGAATTAAAATCTAAATGTTTAGATACTAGAGATGTATTTGTGATAAAAGATAATACTATTGATAGAAATATTATAGGAGCTGTTAGATTTGGAATTAATAAGATTGAAACCAATAAAATAGAAGTTACTCTTGAGGTTTATGATAATACAACAGTAGCTGTTTATAAATATGAGGTAACAGATAATTGGAGTGCTAAGGATCTAAACAATGCTAGAAATTTAATTAGCAAAAAACTTCACGGATTTAGTTCTGTACCTATTATTGAGTATAGTAATAATAAAAATCAAAAGGGAGATTTTGAAAATGTAATTACTTATATAGATGCTTACGATACAGCTGTTTCGACTTCTATTGACGATCTTACAGACTTTTCAGATGCCTATTTGGTATTAAAAAATCTTGGTGGAACTACAGCAGAAGATATAAAGGAAGTAAAAGAAACAAAAGTTTTAAATGTTAATGGTGATGGAGATGCTAAGTGGCTTATAAAAGAAGTTAATGATACATATTCTCAAAATGTAAAAGATAGACTTAATGATGATATTCATAAATTCTCTTTTACTCCAGATATGGGAGATGAGAAATTTAGTGGAAATACTTCTGGAGTTGCATTAGAGTTTAAATTACTTCCTCTTGAGCAATTAGGCTCTCAAAAAGAAATGTATTTTAAAGATGCTTTGAATCAGAGATTAAAACTTATAATTGATTATCTGGGGCTAAAGATAAAACCTACTCAAATTCAAAAAGTATTTACTAGAAACTTACCAAGAAATATCAAAGAGATTTCAGAAATAATGAAAAATCTAAAAGGATTAGTGTCTGATGAAACTATTATTTCTCTCTTCCCTCAGGTTGAAGATGCAAAAATAGAAATGGAAAAGATGAAATCAGAAGCAGAAGAAAATAATATCTATGCTGATTATAATAATTTTAATAAAGTAGCTGATAACAATGAACAACAAGCAAAAGAGTAA
- the terL gene encoding phage terminase large subunit, translated as MVISKEEIIKQAKLELARREFFFYCHLKAPDFYKYDRPFLVNLCNDLQEFIEGEDEVLILNLPPRHGKSRTVGLLVEWLLGKDINTKIMTGSYNETLSTMFSKNVRNTIQETKADKDKIVYNDIFPNTHIKHGDGAMNLWSLEGGYNNYLATSPGGTATGFGCSLLIIDDLIKNSEEAFNENVLDKQWDWFTQTMLSRLEEGGKNIIIMTRWASGDLAGRALEHYKEEGKKIKHIIMKALQDDGTMLCDDILSLKSYNSKIRAMGPEIASANYQQEPIDLKGRLYTNIKTYENIPTDSSGKPLFTCIRNYTDTADTGEDYLCSICYGEYNKEAYILDILYTKEPMEFTEPAVAEMLIKNSVNIADIESNNGGRGFARAIERELREKQNNRTRIDWFHQSANKNARILSNSTWVMDHIYFPKNWVDRFPEFAKAILTYQKEGKNKHDDGPDALTGVAEKMNNRNRITTFNKSSLGIR; from the coding sequence TTGGTGATAAGTAAAGAAGAAATTATAAAACAAGCAAAATTGGAACTTGCAAGACGTGAGTTCTTTTTTTATTGTCATTTAAAAGCACCTGACTTTTATAAATATGATAGACCTTTTTTAGTAAATCTATGTAATGACTTGCAGGAATTTATAGAGGGAGAAGACGAAGTTTTAATTTTAAATCTTCCACCTAGACACGGAAAATCAAGGACAGTAGGCTTATTAGTTGAGTGGCTACTTGGCAAAGATATAAATACAAAGATAATGACAGGTTCATATAATGAAACCTTATCAACTATGTTTTCTAAGAATGTAAGAAATACTATTCAAGAAACAAAAGCTGATAAAGATAAGATAGTTTATAATGATATTTTTCCTAATACTCATATAAAACACGGTGATGGAGCAATGAATCTTTGGAGTTTAGAAGGTGGATATAATAACTATCTTGCTACATCTCCAGGAGGAACTGCAACAGGTTTTGGTTGTAGCTTGCTTATAATAGATGACCTTATAAAAAATAGTGAAGAGGCATTTAATGAAAATGTGCTTGATAAACAATGGGATTGGTTTACTCAGACAATGTTATCAAGACTTGAAGAAGGTGGAAAAAACATTATCATTATGACAAGGTGGGCAAGTGGAGATCTTGCTGGAAGGGCTTTGGAACATTATAAGGAAGAGGGAAAGAAAATAAAGCATATTATTATGAAAGCTCTCCAAGATGATGGGACAATGCTTTGTGATGATATATTGAGTTTAAAGTCTTATAATTCAAAAATAAGAGCTATGGGACCAGAGATTGCAAGTGCAAACTATCAACAAGAGCCTATTGATTTAAAAGGAAGATTATACACAAATATAAAAACTTATGAGAATATTCCAACTGATAGTTCTGGAAAACCTCTCTTCACTTGTATAAGAAACTATACAGATACAGCAGATACAGGAGAAGATTATTTATGCTCTATTTGCTATGGGGAATATAACAAAGAGGCTTATATCTTAGATATTCTTTATACCAAAGAACCAATGGAATTTACTGAACCAGCAGTTGCAGAAATGCTTATAAAAAATAGTGTAAATATTGCTGATATAGAATCTAACAATGGTGGTAGAGGATTTGCAAGGGCTATTGAAAGAGAACTTAGAGAAAAGCAAAATAATAGAACTAGAATAGATTGGTTTCATCAGTCCGCAAATAAAAATGCAAGGATTCTATCGAACAGCACTTGGGTAATGGACCACATATATTTTCCTAAAAATTGGGTTGATAGATTCCCTGAATTTGCAAAAGCTATTTTAACTTATCAAAAAGAAGGAAAAAATAAACACGATGATGGACCAGATGCTTTAACTGGAGTAGCAGAAAAAATGAATAATAGAAATAGAATTACAACATTTAATAAAAGTTCTTTAGGTATCAGATAA
- a CDS encoding terminase small subunit has protein sequence MKLNARQKAFCEFYVASGNATESARKAGYSESYAVNRIHELMKSVGICGYIEELNKKVEDNRIADIKEVKEFWTEVLRNKNQKTQDRLKASEYIAKTNGAFLDKVEVKGELKTDNPFSGFTTEELKKVVFGDK, from the coding sequence GTGAAACTAAATGCTAGACAAAAGGCTTTCTGTGAATTTTATGTAGCATCTGGAAATGCTACTGAATCGGCAAGAAAAGCTGGATATAGTGAAAGTTATGCAGTTAATAGAATCCACGAATTAATGAAAAGTGTGGGTATTTGTGGGTATATTGAAGAACTTAATAAAAAAGTAGAAGATAATAGAATTGCTGATATAAAAGAAGTGAAAGAATTTTGGACTGAGGTTTTAAGAAATAAAAATCAAAAAACCCAAGACAGACTAAAAGCATCAGAATATATTGCCAAGACAAATGGAGCTTTCCTAGATAAAGTAGAAGTTAAGGGAGAGTTAAAGACTGATAATCCTTTCTCTGGATTTACTACTGAGGAATTAAAGAAGGTGGTTTTTGGTGATAAGTAA
- a CDS encoding Panacea domain-containing protein, producing MTERLRGICSLILRLNPNTSNLVLQKLLYFIQAASLRYLNQPAFRDEIEAWQYGPVVPEAYREFKYNYDNLKNSQEVAEEPLVRIIEIIINGLGSRSAYDLVNLTHSYNSWQRSWEAGPGTLITLEQIRQCHNEIANIKNGFIF from the coding sequence ATGACAGAGAGATTAAGAGGAATATGTTCTTTAATATTGAGATTAAATCCAAATACATCTAATTTAGTTTTACAAAAATTATTATATTTTATTCAAGCTGCTTCATTACGTTATCTAAATCAACCAGCTTTTAGAGATGAAATAGAAGCTTGGCAATATGGTCCAGTCGTTCCAGAAGCATATAGAGAATTTAAATATAATTATGATAATCTAAAAAATTCACAAGAAGTGGCAGAAGAACCGCTTGTAAGAATTATAGAAATAATAATAAATGGGTTAGGAAGTAGAAGTGCATATGATTTAGTGAATTTGACTCATTCTTATAATTCGTGGCAAAGAAGTTGGGAAGCTGGTCCAGGAACATTAATAACTCTAGAGCAGATAAGACAATGTCATAATGAAATAGCTAACATAAAAAATGGTTTTATTTTTTAG
- a CDS encoding sigma factor-like helix-turn-helix DNA-binding protein — MNKKEYLKQGYKLKQEIKSLEQTLEELESNLDNVKAIQYSKDKLEGGPLQDDTNIIEKIDKIIEVENLIKDRLLELKTFQANLILEILKLKNSNEKNLLQARYVMNLTWEEISKKLNYSVMHIHRIHKKALENFETL, encoded by the coding sequence TTGAATAAAAAAGAATACTTAAAACAAGGGTATAAATTAAAACAAGAGATTAAAAGTTTGGAACAGACTTTAGAAGAACTTGAAAGTAATCTTGATAATGTGAAAGCTATTCAATATTCAAAAGATAAATTAGAAGGTGGACCTTTGCAAGATGATACTAACATAATTGAAAAAATAGATAAAATTATAGAAGTGGAAAACCTTATAAAAGATAGATTACTTGAATTAAAAACTTTTCAAGCTAATTTAATTTTAGAAATTTTAAAACTGAAAAATTCTAATGAAAAAAATTTATTACAGGCAAGATATGTTATGAATTTAACTTGGGAAGAGATTTCAAAGAAATTAAATTATTCAGTAATGCATATTCATAGAATACATAAAAAAGCTTTAGAAAATTTTGAAACTTTATAA
- a CDS encoding Trm112 family protein, whose amino-acid sequence MMKTIKANELICPYCGAIYSEKEIDFEENKDNEMICKNCGRTYNYNVHISYSSWKKED is encoded by the coding sequence ATGATGAAAACTATAAAGGCTAACGAGCTTATATGCCCCTATTGTGGGGCTATATACTCTGAAAAAGAAATAGACTTTGAAGAAAACAAAGATAATGAAATGATATGTAAAAATTGTGGAAGAACTTATAATTACAATGTTCATATTTCTTATTCTAGCTGGAAGAAGGAGGATTAA
- a CDS encoding DUF3310 domain-containing protein, whose protein sequence is MKKEDFIEITNQHIESCEKILNGEEPRCSECPFCSINSPNRDNCVEKGYANRMNGCSKDETLKKNAKEFLEMCKKLNSKETQKEEAPEEKIDNINSPKHYKLPGLNIESIDIIRVILGKYFKWFCLGNIIKYILRAEKKNGLEDYKKARKYLDWLIEREEK, encoded by the coding sequence ATGAAAAAAGAAGATTTCATAGAAATAACGAATCAACATATAGAATCTTGTGAAAAAATACTTAATGGAGAAGAACCTAGATGTTCTGAATGTCCATTTTGTTCAATAAATTCTCCAAATCGTGATAATTGTGTAGAAAAAGGATATGCTAACAGAATGAATGGCTGTAGTAAAGATGAAACTTTAAAAAAAAATGCAAAAGAGTTTTTGGAGATGTGTAAAAAATTAAATTCTAAAGAGACACAAAAAGAAGAAGCCCCAGAAGAAAAAATTGATAATATAAATAGTCCAAAACATTATAAGTTACCAGGTTTAAATATTGAATCTATAGATATTATAAGAGTCATACTTGGAAAATATTTCAAATGGTTCTGTCTAGGAAACATCATCAAATATATCTTAAGAGCTGAGAAGAAAAATGGATTGGAAGATTATAAAAAAGCTAGAAAATATTTAGATTGGTTAATCGAAAGAGAGGAAAAATGA